The DNA segment ACTTCTCAAAGGTCATCAAGGTTCCTgctttaactccatggcttgCTAGTTTGtgtcagattcccacaactctgtgCATAAAGaactgcttcctggcttcagtcctaaatccACTTCCCCCTAAATGTCCACTGCTGTCCTCAGTAACTCTAAAATGGGTCTCAGTATGGGCAGCATCACACTGCATGGAGGAAATGAGGCAAGAGAGCTGAAGATTCCCTTTTGTCCATTTCCAGGTCTCCTGCGCCTGAGCCTTAACGTCTGGAGCATCACAGTGACATCTTACCCAGGGGAAAATGTGTCACTCACCTGTCCACTCACCTCTTTAGACACCGACAGTTTCAGTAGGACGTGGTACAGGCAGCTCCGTGGCCGGCCTCCAGAGCAATTGCTGACGACATATTGGTACTTCAAGAAAAACTACACCATCCGGCACAACACCGACGACAAGGAGCACTTCacctccaaaaaaaaacacactttaatcATCAAGAGCGCAAAGAAGGATGATACCAGGAAGTATTACTGCACTATCAATGAAAGGGACCATCACATCTTCTTCAACGAGGGAATTGACCTCATTGTGGCAGGTCAGTCGCTGTCTTGTCTACTTGTGTCTTCTCCTTAATCATCTCACATGCAGGGCAAGAGCAGCATGTGAACGTTGACTCAGAAGTGGCTTCATGAGAAGACTTGCAGCATCaattcacacacatgcacacacacacactgtccacTATGGTGGTCTAACCAGATGATGACGGCATATGCTTTAGCTAGGTGGGGAGTTTGGCCAAGTAGTCAAGCACCATGGGGAGATCAGGGTTCCTGTGCAAGCTTCTCAACCAGAAAAGAATATATGGAGGATAAATGGGTCTAAGATCACAATAAGGGGTGGAAGTGGCGACTTGTCCAGGTCTGGTTTAGAGAGTTCAGCTGCAGGCTCAGACCGATTCAGCGACCTGAGACCCCTGTCAGCGGCATCTCTTTGATTCCACCCACATTACAAGAGCCACTCCCCATATTTCGCTGATGTACCGATGCCTATATTGCATGCTCGACATATCTGCTCTCAAACCTGTGCAACTGGTAAGTTTTAAACCATCAAAATCTCCCAGTTCTGCatttggatttatatatatatataaataaataaatacatatatttatatatatatatatatatatatatatatatatatatatatatatatatatatatatatatatatatacagtggtgtgaaaaactatttgcccccttcctgatttcttattcttttgcatgtttgtcacacaaaatgtttctgatcatcaaacacatttaaccattagtcaaatataacacaagtaaacacaaaatgcagtttttaaatgatggtttttattatttagggagaaaaaaaatccaaacctacatggccctgtgtgaaaaagtaattgcccccttgttaaaaaaataacctaactgtggtgtatcacacctgagttcaatttccgtagccacccccaggcctgattactgccacacctgtttcaatcaagaaatcacttaaataggagctgcctgacacagagaagtagaccaaaagcacctcaaaagctagacatcatgccaagatccaaagaaattcaggaacaaatgagaacagaagtaattgagatctatcagtctggtaaaggttataaagccatttctaaagctttgggactccagcgaaccacagtgagagccattatccagaaatggcaaaaacatggaacagtggtgaacctttccaggagtggccggccgaccaaaattaccccaagagcgcagagacgactcatccgagaggtcacaaaagaccccaggacaacgtctaaagaactgcaggcctcacttgccttaattaaggtcagtgttcacgactccaccataagaaagagactgggcaaaaacggcctgcatggcagatttccaagacgcaacccactgttaagcaaaaagaacattagggcttgtctcaattttgctaagaaacatctcaatgattgccaagacttttgggaaaataccttgtggactgatgagtcaaaagttgaactttttggaaggcaaatgtcccgttacatctggcgtaaaaggaacacagcatttcagaaaaagaacatcataccaacagtaaaatatggtggtggtagtgtgatggtctggggttgttttgctgcttcaggacctggaaggcttgctgtgatagatggaaccatgaattctactgtctaccaaaaaatcctgaaggagaatgtccggccatctgttcgtcaactcaagctgaagtgatcttgggtgctgcaacaggacaatgacccaaaacacaccagcaaatccacctctgaatggctgaagaaaaacaaaatgaagactttggagtggcctagtcaaagtcctgacctgaatccaattgagatgctatggcatgaccttaaaaaggcggttcatgctagaaaaccctcaaataaagctgaattacaacaattttgcaaagatgagtgggccaaaattcctccagagcgctgtaaaagactcattgcaagttatcacaaacgcttgattgcagttattgctgctaagggtggcccaaccagttattaggttcagggggcaattactttttcacacagggccatgtaggtttggatttttttttctccctaaataataaaaaccaccatttacaaactgcattttgtgtttacttgtgttatatttgactaatggttaaatgtgtttgatgatcagaaccattttgtgtgacaaacatgcaaaagaataagaaatcaggaagggggcaaatagtttttcacaccactgtatatatatatatatatacagtaatccctcctccatcgcgggggttgcgttccagagccacccgcgaaataagaaaatctgcgaagtagaaaccatatgtttatatggttatttttatattgtcatgcttgggtcacagatttgcgcagaaacacaggaggttgtagagagacaggaacgttattcaaacactgcaaacaaacatttgtctctttttcaaaagtttaaactgtgctccatgacaagacagagatgacagttcagtctcacaattaaaagaatgcaaacatatcttcctcttcaaaggagcaaacaaatcaatagggctgtttggcttttaagtatgcgaagcaccgcggcacaaagctgttgaaggtggcagctcacaggagcagagagagagagagagagagagagagagacagataaaaaatcaatacgtgcccttcgtgcttttaagtatgcgaagcaccgtgcagcatgtcgcttcaggaagcagctgaacAGAAgttagccaacgtgaagataatctttcagcatttgtagacgagcgtccgtatcgtctaggtgtgcgaacagcccccctgctcaatccccctacgtcaggatcagaaaaagtcagcgcaagagtcagagagagagagaaagagagaaaagtaagctgggtagcttctcagccatctgccaatagcgtcccttgtatgaaatcaactgggcaaagtaactgaggaagcatgtaccagaaattaaaagacccattgtccgcagaaacccgcgaagcagcgaaaaatccgtgatatatatttaaatatgcttacatataaaattcgcgataaaatgaagccgcgaaaggcgaagcgcgatatagcgagggatcactgtatatatatatatatatatatatactgtggaaagtattcactaataaaaaaaaactccacaaaatataaagatttggggaccgtccctgtatattgtcctgcggacaaaAGGTTGCAAAGTGATCAAAAGTACTGGAAAACGAGTAAACAAAATAgcgtttttatacaaaatggttGACGGTAacaggaagtggttggcaggaaatgtTGACGTAATCAGGAACCGGAAACAGCGTCATTATTgaggaactggaaatgaggtccATGGggttaaccggaagtgatgccaaatGGAGTCGCTGGAAATGACGTtgtggtggccattttgaaaccTGGAAATGGCCGcgattatttttgttctgttttcctgttgggagaaGAGGATCAGGAAAGTACCACGTGATAACCctttatctcgcgatgtttcactcacctttgtgCTTTAtgactgcctcccaatcgcacgtgtgtgacaacaacaacaacaacatttatttatatagcacattttcatacaaaaagtagctcaaagtgctttacataatgaagagaagaaaaataaaagacaaaataagaaattaaaataagaaaacattagttaacatagaaaggagtaaggtccgatggccagggtggacagaaaaaacaaaaaaaaactccagaaggctggagaaaaaaataaaatctgtaggggttccaggccatgagaccgcccagtcccctctatatatatatatatccatccatccatctatccatccatccatccatcctcttccgctaatccgaggtcgggtcgcgggggcagcagcttgagcagagatgcccagacttccctctccctggccacttcttctagctcttctgggagaatcccaaggcgttcccaggccagccgggagacatagtccctccagtgtgtcctgggtcttcccaggggcctcctcccagttggacgtgcccggaacacctcaccagggaggcgtccaggaggcatcctgatcagatgcccgagccacctcatctgactcctctcgatgcggaggagcagcggctctactctgagcccctctcggatgactgagcttctcaccctatctttaagggagagcccagacaccctgcggaggaaactcatttcagccgcttgtattcgcgatctcgttctttcggtcactacccatagctcatgactataggtgagggtaggaacagagatcgactggtaaattgagagctttgccttacggctcagctcctttttcaccatgacagactgatgcagagcccgcattactgcggatgccgcaccgatccgcctgtcgaactcacgctccattcttccctcactcgtgaacaagaccccgagatacttgaactcctccacttgaggaaggatctcgctcccaaccctgagagggaactccacccttttccggccgaggaccatggtctcggatttggaggtgctgattcccatcccagccgcttcacactcagttgcgaaccgatccagagagagctgaagatcacggcctgatgaagcaaacaggacaacatcatctgcaaaaagcagtgacccaatcctgagtccaccaaaccggaccccctcaacaccctggctgcgcctagaaattctgtccataaaagttatgaacagaatcggtgacaaagggcagccttggcggagtccaactctcactggaaacgggttcgacttactgctggcaatgcggaccaagctctgacaccggttgtacaaggaccgaacagcccttatcagggggtccggtaccccatactcccggagcaccccccacaggattccccga comes from the Erpetoichthys calabaricus chromosome 4, fErpCal1.3, whole genome shotgun sequence genome and includes:
- the LOC114641153 gene encoding uncharacterized protein LOC114641153, with product MASRDVVMLCVTCLLRLSLNVWSITVTSYPGENVSLTCPLTSLDTDSFSRTWYRQLRGRPPEQLLTTYWYFKKNYTIRHNTDDKEHFTSKKKHTLIIKSAKKDDTRKYYCTINERDHHIFFNEGIDLIVADEYSSWLVWMSSTLGTMVVLMTCVTIYTVYKLKCKEGWRSDKLQNQRDMRSRVFDSQVLFPSQEQQGHYQELSHMDCVSYDALQDHRIKIK